A genome region from Triticum aestivum cultivar Chinese Spring chromosome 2B, IWGSC CS RefSeq v2.1, whole genome shotgun sequence includes the following:
- the LOC123044690 gene encoding pentatricopeptide repeat-containing protein At1g05670, mitochondrial → MLLRRTAAAAAQRSSWLPPWRTILPHVGPARPYSATTSTSSPHRQRRSRCRTPQVTDGSLTTTAAPRPFPDYSPPRPDSPADDALARRLAAALLASPSPGSLPPLPFIPLLRPLHLLLALPLLASHPNLTSLLVPLLLLFPSRPHPHPQLIQCFAIAAHLAVREPGTARAILVRALRFPSPHRHFVEQFIFTYKAFSSDPASFDLLLPCLPSAQLLRRLRQYGLSPSPESCNAVLSRLPLDEAIALFRELPDKNVCSHNILLKALLSAGRLKDARQHFDEMSSPPDVVTYGTMVHGYCDRGELENAVKLLDEMAAKGLESNATVYTSVIALLCNKGQVSDALRVVEDMTMHGVVLDAVVFTTVMSGFCSKGDLAAARRLFEEMQKRGLAADGVTYTALINGLCRAGELKEADRVLQEMVDKGLDVDVVTYTALIDGYCKRGNMVEAFRVHNEMVRRRVAPNVVTYTALSDGLCKQGDLRAANELLHEMCNKGLELNVYTYNSLINGLCKFGNLEQATRIMTEMEAAGLRPDVYTYTTLIDTLCKSGEFDRAHSMLQEMLDKGIKPSIATYNVLMNGFCMSGRVEGGKRLLEWMLEKNVRPNVVTYNYLMKQYCIDKNMKSTTEIYKGMQSQEVAPNENTYNILIKGHCKARNMKEALYFHHAMIEKGFRLTTSSYSALIRLLNKKKKFSEARGLFDEMRKEGLTAEPDVHSFYIDISFNEDNLESTITLCDELVEASHVNSKAGTN, encoded by the coding sequence ATGCTcctccgccgcaccgccgccgcagcagcGCAGCGCTCCTCCTGGTTACCCCCCTGGCGAACCATCCTCCCGCACGTCGGCCCCGCCCGCCCTTATAGCgctaccacctccacctcctccccacACCGGCAACGGCGCAGCCGCTGCCGCACACCGCAGGTTACGGACGGTTCGCTTACTACCACCGCTGCGCCCCGACCGTTCCCGGACTACTCTCCTCCCCGCCCCGACTCGCCGGCCGACGATGCCCTCGCGCGCCGTCTCGCCGCCGCGCTCCTCGCTTCGCCCAGCCCAGgctccctccctcctctccccttcaTTCCCCTCCTCCGCCCGCTGCACCTGCTCCTCGCACTCCCCCTGCTCGCCTCCCACCCCAACCTCACCAGCCTCCTGGTCCCGCTCCTCCTGCTCTTCCCCTCCCGACCTCACCCCCATCCCCAACTCATCCAATGCTTCGCCATTGCCGCCCATCTCGCCGTGCGGGAACCCGGAACTGCGCGTGCTATCCTTGTACGAGCTCTTCGTTTCCCATCTCCTCatcggcatttcgtcgagcagttcATCTTCACATACAAGGCCTTCTCGTCGGACCCCGCCTCCTTcgacctcctcctcccgtgcctccccTCCGCCCAGCTGCTCCGCCGGCTCCGCCAGTACGGCCTATCCCCATCCCCAGAATCCTGTAATGCTGTGCTCTCCCGCCTTCCCCTTGATGAAGCAATTGCCTTGTTCCGAGAACTCCCCGACAAGAACGTCTGCTCCCACAATATACTCCTCAAGGCGCTCCTCAGTGCAGGCCGGCTCAAGGATGCACGCCAACATTTTGATGAAATGTCGTCACCGCCAGATGTTGTGACGTACGGCACTATGGTCCATGGCTACTGCGATCGTGGTGAGCTGGAGAATGCGGTGAAGCTGTTGGATGAAATGGCAGCAAAGGGGCTGGAGTCAAATGCGACAGTGTATACAAGTGTGATTGCATTGCTGTGCAATAAAGGGCAGGTTTCAGATGCTTTGAGGGTGGTAGAGGACATGACGATGCATGGGGTGGTGTTGGATGCAGTGGTGTTTACAACTGTAATGAGTGGATTTTGTAGCAAGGGTGATTTGGCAGCTGCAAGAAGGTTGTTCGAAGAGATGCAGAAGAGAGGGTTGGCCGCTGATGGGGTGACATATACCGCGCTTATCAATGGTCTTTGTCGGGCTGGGGAGTTGAAAGAGGCAGACAGAGTACTTCAGGAGATGGTGGACAAGGGATTGGATGTTGATGTGGTCACATATACAGCACTCATTGATGGGTACTGCAAAAGAGGGAACATGGTGGAAGCCTTCCGAGTTCACAATGAAATGGTGCGGAGAAGAGTGGCACCAAATGTGGTGACATACACGGCTCTGTCTGATGGACTGTGCAAGCAGGGGGATTTGCGTGCTGCTAATGAGCTATTGCATGAGATGTGCAACAAGGGGTTAGAGCTGAATGTTTACACATACAACTCCCTGATCAATGGCCTGTGCAAGTTTGGCAATCTGGAGCAGGCCACAAGGATCATGACAGAGATGGAAGCAGCCGGACTTAGACCAGATGTTTATACATATACAACTCTTATAGATACGCTCTGCAAGTCAGGAGAGTTTGACAGGGCTCACAGCATGTTACAGGAAATGTTAGATAAAGGAATTAAGCCTAGTATTGCGACTTACAATGTTCTAATGAATGGTTTTTGCATGTCAGGTAGGGTAGAAGGAGGAAAAAGGCTGCTCGAGTGGATGCTGGAGAAGAACGTCCGCCCAAATGTTGTAACTTATAATTATCTTATGAAGCAGTACTGCATTGACAAGAACATGAAATCTACCACTGAGATTTACAAGGGGATGCAGTCTCAGGAGGTGGCTCCAAATGAGAACACATACAATATATTGATCAAGGGGCACTGTAAGGCAAGAAATATGAAAGAGGCACTGTATTTCCATCATGCAATGATAGAGAAGGGATTTAGACTCACAACAAGCTCTTATAGTGCTCT